From Pseudomonas hefeiensis, one genomic window encodes:
- a CDS encoding amino acid ABC transporter permease, translated as MFDYSFQWRPALRALPDMLAGAWVTFETAALSMIFGVLIALMLTVMRQARHPLLRGVGNGWVSIARNTPSLFQIYILYFGLGSLGLHISSWLALLAGITFNNAGYLAENFRGGLKAVPSTQMRAARSLGMSAWQAYRMIIVPQLLRIVFYPLTNQMVWAVLMTSLGVVVGLNNDLTGVTQEYNVKTFRTFEYFALAAVLYYLIAKLIVGLARLLSWRLFRY; from the coding sequence ATGTTTGACTACAGTTTCCAGTGGCGCCCAGCCTTGCGTGCCCTGCCCGACATGCTCGCCGGGGCCTGGGTCACCTTCGAGACCGCGGCGTTGTCGATGATCTTCGGCGTGCTGATCGCCCTGATGTTGACGGTGATGCGCCAGGCCCGCCATCCCCTGTTGCGTGGCGTGGGCAATGGCTGGGTGTCGATCGCCCGCAACACGCCCTCGCTGTTCCAGATCTACATCCTCTACTTCGGCCTCGGCTCCCTCGGGCTGCACATCAGTTCCTGGCTGGCGTTGCTGGCCGGGATCACCTTCAACAACGCCGGTTACCTGGCGGAAAACTTTCGCGGCGGCCTCAAGGCCGTGCCCAGTACACAGATGCGCGCCGCCCGCTCCCTGGGCATGAGCGCCTGGCAGGCCTACCGGATGATCATCGTGCCGCAACTGCTGCGCATCGTGTTCTACCCGCTGACCAACCAGATGGTCTGGGCAGTGCTGATGACCTCCCTAGGTGTGGTCGTGGGCCTGAACAACGACCTCACCGGTGTGACTCAGGAATACAACGTCAAGACTTTCCGCACCTTCGAATACTTCGCCCTCGCGGCGGTGCTGTATTACCTGATCGCCAAGCTGATCGTCGGGCTGGCCCGGCTGTTGTCCTGGCGCCTGTTCCGTTATTGA
- a CDS encoding trans-3-hydroxy-L-proline dehydratase has product MRSSKIIHVVSCHAEGEVGDVIVGGVAPPPGATVWEQSRWIAQDQTLRNFVLNEPRGGVFRHVNLLVPAKDPRAQMAWIIMEPADTPPMSGSNSLCVATVLLDSGILPMTEPQTRLVLEAPGGLIEAVADCRDGKVQRVEIRNVPSFVDRLDAWIEVEGLGSLQVDTAYGGDSFVIVDAQRLGFAIRPDEAAELVAAGLKITRAANEQLGFVHPLNPDWSHISFCQIAAPIVLEHGIASAANAVVIQPGKIDRSPTGTGCSARMAVLHAKGLMQVGERFIGRSIIGSEFHCRIDSLTEVAGRPAIYPCIAGRAWITGTHQLLLDPADPWPEGYRLSDTWPGA; this is encoded by the coding sequence ATGCGCTCATCGAAAATCATCCATGTAGTCAGCTGCCATGCCGAAGGCGAAGTCGGCGACGTCATTGTCGGCGGCGTCGCCCCGCCGCCCGGCGCCACCGTATGGGAACAGTCACGCTGGATCGCCCAGGACCAGACCCTGCGTAACTTCGTGCTTAACGAGCCCCGTGGTGGCGTATTCCGCCACGTCAACCTGCTGGTGCCCGCCAAAGACCCACGGGCGCAGATGGCCTGGATCATCATGGAACCGGCCGACACACCGCCGATGTCCGGTTCCAACTCGTTGTGCGTCGCCACCGTGTTGCTGGACAGCGGCATCCTGCCGATGACCGAACCCCAGACGCGCTTGGTCCTCGAAGCGCCCGGCGGGCTGATCGAAGCGGTGGCCGACTGCCGCGATGGCAAAGTCCAGCGCGTGGAAATCAGGAACGTGCCCTCCTTCGTCGACCGCCTCGATGCCTGGATCGAAGTCGAGGGGCTGGGTTCGCTGCAGGTGGACACCGCCTACGGCGGCGACAGTTTCGTCATCGTCGACGCCCAGCGCCTGGGTTTTGCCATCCGCCCCGATGAAGCGGCCGAGTTGGTGGCCGCGGGGCTGAAAATCACCCGGGCCGCCAACGAACAACTGGGCTTTGTGCATCCTTTGAACCCCGACTGGTCGCATATCTCGTTTTGCCAGATCGCCGCGCCTATCGTCCTGGAGCACGGCATCGCCAGCGCTGCCAACGCCGTGGTGATCCAGCCCGGCAAGATCGATCGCTCCCCCACCGGCACCGGTTGCTCGGCGCGCATGGCGGTGTTGCACGCCAAGGGGTTGATGCAGGTGGGTGAGCGCTTCATCGGCCGCTCGATCATCGGCTCCGAGTTCCACTGCCGTATCGACTCGCTGACCGAAGTGGCCGGGCGTCCGGCGATTTATCCGTGCATCGCCGGGCGCGCGTGGATCACCGGCACGCATCAGTTGCTGCTCGACCCAGCCGATCCGTGGCCCGAGGGCTACCGGCTTTCGGATACTTGGCCGGGCGCATGA
- a CDS encoding amino acid ABC transporter permease codes for MFETSLTVNDLLFLLDGAWVTLQLTAWSILLGSLAGLLFGLLRALLPRASLPLAWVLDVFRSVPLLIQFVLFNALKSIVGLNLSAFAVGCIVLGVYAAAYFTEIVRGGVLAVPLSTRRASRSLGLSYLQDLRYIVLPIATRVAFPGWLNLVLGVMKDTALVMWIGIVELLRASQTIVTRIQEPLLVLCIAGLIYYVMSLVVARLGARLERRWQEND; via the coding sequence ATGTTTGAAACCAGCCTCACCGTTAACGACCTGCTGTTCTTGCTCGACGGGGCCTGGGTCACGCTGCAACTGACCGCCTGGTCGATCCTGCTGGGCTCCCTGGCCGGCTTGCTGTTCGGCCTGCTGCGGGCATTGCTGCCGCGGGCCAGCCTGCCACTGGCCTGGGTACTGGACGTATTTCGCAGCGTACCGCTGCTGATCCAGTTCGTGCTGTTCAACGCCCTCAAGAGCATCGTCGGCCTGAACCTGAGCGCCTTCGCGGTCGGGTGCATCGTGCTCGGGGTCTACGCCGCTGCGTACTTCACCGAGATCGTGCGCGGTGGTGTGCTGGCGGTGCCGTTGAGTACACGGCGGGCCAGTCGCTCCCTGGGCCTGAGTTACCTGCAGGATCTGCGCTACATCGTCCTGCCGATTGCCACGCGGGTTGCCTTCCCTGGCTGGCTGAACCTGGTGTTGGGCGTGATGAAAGACACCGCGCTGGTGATGTGGATCGGCATCGTCGAACTGCTGCGCGCCTCGCAAACCATCGTCACCCGCATCCAGGAACCACTGCTGGTGCTGTGCATCGCGGGCCTCATTTACTACGTCATGAGCCTGGTGGTCGCCCGCCTTGGCGCACGTCTGGAAAGAAGGTGGCAGGAAAATGATTGA
- a CDS encoding DinB family protein → MNYFLAQALNNQWANHRLLIACAQLSEAEYEAPRTGFFPSIQATLCHILEVDRYYLTALEGDRDGQIKDFSQTLAFAQLLHNQTQTDQRLVAFCKALRVKDLARFVNLVRVDGVVRERIDRLLLHLFEHQIHHRGQVHTMLSAAHVKPPQLDEFFLDCDRKFREEEEQPLQLGEDRVWRNYLPD, encoded by the coding sequence ATGAACTATTTCCTGGCCCAGGCCCTGAACAATCAGTGGGCCAATCACCGACTACTCATTGCCTGCGCGCAGTTGAGCGAGGCCGAATATGAGGCACCGCGCACGGGGTTCTTCCCGTCCATCCAAGCCACGCTTTGCCACATCCTGGAAGTGGACCGCTATTACCTCACCGCACTGGAAGGCGACCGTGACGGCCAGATAAAGGACTTCTCCCAGACCCTGGCCTTTGCCCAACTGCTGCACAACCAAACTCAAACCGACCAGCGGCTGGTGGCGTTCTGCAAGGCCCTGCGGGTAAAAGACCTCGCCCGCTTCGTCAATCTGGTGCGTGTCGACGGTGTGGTGCGCGAACGAATCGACCGGCTGCTGTTGCACCTGTTCGAACATCAGATCCATCATCGCGGACAGGTCCACACCATGCTCAGCGCCGCCCATGTCAAGCCGCCGCAACTCGATGAATTCTTCCTCGACTGCGACCGCAAGTTTCGCGAAGAAGAGGAGCAGCCACTGCAACTCGGCGAAGACCGCGTCTGGCGCAACTACCTGCCAGACTGA
- a CDS encoding dihydrodipicolinate synthase family protein — translation MSKRINWSGVFPAVTTQFNDDFSINLEKTHQVISNVIRDGVSGLVVCGSVGENTSLSAEEKIAVTEVAVDAARGRVPVICGVAEFTSVQAAKVANAVRQVGVDGVMLMPALVYGSKPFETAEHFRYVARHADVPLMVYNNPPIYKNDVTPDILISLADCDNVVCFKDSSGDTRRFIDVRNEVGDRFVLFAGLDDVVLESLAVGAEGWVSGMSNVFPQEGETIFRLARAGRFAEAMPIYEWLMPILHLDARADLVQCIKLCEAIAGRGSALTRPPRLALPEEDRVYVEQIMAKALANRPVLPDVGL, via the coding sequence ATGAGTAAACGCATCAACTGGAGCGGTGTATTCCCTGCCGTCACCACGCAGTTCAACGATGACTTTTCCATCAATCTGGAAAAAACCCATCAAGTGATTTCCAACGTCATCCGCGATGGCGTGTCAGGCCTGGTGGTCTGCGGCTCGGTGGGGGAAAACACCTCCCTGAGCGCCGAGGAGAAAATTGCCGTGACTGAAGTGGCGGTGGATGCTGCCCGGGGCCGGGTGCCGGTGATCTGCGGCGTGGCCGAGTTCACTAGCGTGCAGGCGGCCAAGGTCGCCAACGCGGTGCGCCAGGTTGGCGTTGACGGCGTGATGCTGATGCCGGCGCTGGTCTATGGCTCCAAGCCGTTCGAGACCGCCGAGCATTTCCGCTACGTGGCCCGGCATGCCGACGTGCCGCTGATGGTCTACAACAACCCGCCGATCTACAAGAATGACGTGACCCCGGACATCCTGATTTCCTTGGCCGATTGCGACAACGTAGTGTGTTTCAAGGATTCGTCCGGCGACACCCGGCGTTTCATCGACGTGCGCAATGAAGTCGGCGACCGGTTTGTGTTGTTCGCAGGCCTGGACGACGTGGTGCTGGAAAGCCTGGCCGTGGGTGCCGAAGGCTGGGTCTCGGGGATGTCCAACGTGTTCCCCCAAGAAGGCGAAACCATTTTCCGCCTGGCCCGCGCCGGGCGTTTTGCCGAAGCGATGCCGATCTACGAATGGCTGATGCCGATCCTGCACCTGGACGCCCGCGCCGACCTGGTGCAGTGCATCAAACTGTGCGAAGCCATTGCCGGTCGCGGCAGCGCCCTCACCCGCCCACCGCGCCTGGCGCTGCCGGAGGAGGATCGCGTGTATGTCGAGCAGATCATGGCCAAGGCCCTGGCCAATCGGCCGGTGTTGCCGGATGTGGGGCTTTAA